A genomic segment from Salvia splendens isolate huo1 chromosome 13, SspV2, whole genome shotgun sequence encodes:
- the LOC121760705 gene encoding zinc finger MYM-type protein 1-like, whose translation MDRYFKKLSSVVSSLLQPQELSNEDKSKVDLENLPSDPGERPDIMSYPPNLIEQVRRAYLLKGSCQPRNQDFRPTVDGNRKRKFVSHWFDEFKDWLEYSVTKEAAFCLYCYLFSRLHGNGQDAFVSGGFTVWRKKERLRDHVGNHKSAHNRCRLACEDLMNQAQHIEVSLAKQSTQSKLDYRLRLNATIISLRYLIMQGLPFRGHDESEESLNQGNFLEFLKVISSCNEEIASVVLKNAPDNLKLTSPDIQRDIINAFTVETTKAIVHAMRSEFFSILVDECRDVSVKEQMGVVVRYVDKNECVIERFLVLFMLVIQLQPHLRKHLIIYYLLMI comes from the coding sequence ATGGATCGTTATTTCAAGAAACTTTCTTCCGTTGTTTCTTCACTTCTTCAACCTCAAGAATTATCGAATGAAGATAAAAGTaaggttgatttagagaatcttCCAAGTGATCCAGGAGAACGACCTGATATAATGAGTTATCCACCAAATTTAATAGAACAAGTTCGCAGAGCTTACTTACTTAAAGGTTCGTGTCAACCACGTAATCAAGATTTTCGTCCTACAGTAGAtggaaatcgaaaacgtaaattTGTCTCACATTGGTTTGATGAATTTAAGGATTGGTTGGAATATAGTGTTACAAAGGAAGCAGctttttgtttatattgctATCTTTTTTCAAGACTCCACGGAAATGGACAAGATGCTTTTGTATCAGGGGGATTTACGGTCTGGCGCAAGAAAGAAAGATTAAGAGATCATGTTGGAAACCATAAAAGTGCTCATAACAGGTGCAGATTAGCATGTGAGGATTTGATGAATCAAGCCCAACACATTGAGGTCTCTTTGGCAAAACAGTCAACACAGTCTAAGCTTGACTACCGCCTGCGATTAAATGCAACGATTATTTCTCTTCGTTATCTTATAATGCAAGGATTGCCTTTCCGCGGTCATGATGAGTCAGAAGAATCATTAAATCAAGGTAATTTTCTTGAGTTCTTGAAAGTTATTTCTTCTTGCAATGAAGAGATAGCTAGTGTTGTGCTAAAAAATGCTCCAGACAATCTCAAACTTACATCACCAGATATTCAGAGAGATATTATAAATGCATTTACTGTTGAGACAACGAAAGCTATTGTACATGCTATGAGAAGTGAATTTTTCTCCATATTAGTTGATGAGTGTCGAGATGTATCTGTCAAAGAGCAAATGGGTGTTGTGGTGCGATATGTGGACAAGAATGAATGTGTTATAGAACGTTTCTTAGTGTTGTTCATGTTAGTGATACAACTGCAACCTCACTTGAGAAAGCACTTGattatttattatctacttATGATTTAA